The Bombus vancouverensis nearcticus chromosome 2, iyBomVanc1_principal, whole genome shotgun sequence genome window below encodes:
- the oaf gene encoding BRICHOS-like domain-containing protein out at first, with product MKKFNELFTVCFLLHYLYSVCTTHLLINVKNQGGDILLETISSNVSEDVITLEFQCSDGTLVTQLIDFKNEVQIIKALVLGEEERGQNQYQVLCFVNHFFKVDFISSDAMSKLRQKNPGTVRVAEEDKGHVNYTMDLFLDVSESKDISKHIATLCGEAAGSAYTRNEDIKQWIQRPGSSELSLMAAVYNFSTNSITQQGTNDSRSLFVTRCADTSNMWAPCTCSLELCIGWYPCGLKFCKGKGDGKKAAAPYKCGIKTCKKCFIFSYYSKMKQNCLWDE from the exons ATGAAGAAATTCAACGAATTATTTACAGTCTGTTTTTTATTGCACTATTTGTATAGTGTTTGTACAACTCACTTGCtcataaatgttaaaaatcaG GGTGGTGATATTCTATTGGAAACGATTTCTTCCAATGTTAGTGAAGATGTTATTACCTTAGAATTTCAATGTTCAGATGGTACTTTAGTGACACAACTCATTgattttaaaaat gaagttcaaataataaaagcTTTAGTTCTTGGTGAAGAAGAACGTGGTCAAAATCAATATCAAGTTTTATGCTTTGTTAATCATTTTTTCAAAGTGGATTTCATATCATCTGATGCTATGTCTAAATTACGGCAAAAAAATCCAGGCACTGTGCGTGTTGCAGAAGAAGATAAAGGTCACGTGAATTATACCATGGATTTATTCTTAGATGTATCTGAATCCAAAGATATTTCTAAACACATTGCAACTCTTTGTGGAGAAGCAGCTGGATCTGCTTATACTAGAAATGAAGATATAAAACAGTGGATTCAAAGACCTG GCTCATCCGAACTTTCACTCATGGCAGCTGTGTACAACTTCAGCACAAATTCTATAACGCAACAAGGTACAAACGATTCAAGATCGTTATTTGTAACACGATGTGCAGACACATCGAATATGTGGGCACCTTGTACATGTTCATTAGAATTATGTATTGGTTGGTACCCATGTGGTTTAAAATTTTGCAAAGGCAAAGGTGATGGTAAAAAAGCAGCCGCTCCATATAAATGTGGCATTAAAACttgtaaaaaatgttttatattctCATACTATTCTAAAATGAAGCAGAATTGTTTATGGGATGAATGA
- the LOC117161604 gene encoding uncharacterized protein LOC117161604 — MENAEVIEQNDSWSNDLNDSDLNDIRKEVSSASIYGNGLESPILGSSFRVPDIPKRYIEPIALDTSLPYIPVYMHLKTYDLKPIERPSTPPILTELRLKCQNDAESCKSSKALPSSRRSSKERSSISLKPREAK, encoded by the exons ATGGAAAATGCGGAAGTAATCGAGCAAAACGATTCGTGGTCGAACGATTTAAACGATTCGGATTTAAATGACATTCGAAAGGAAGTATCGTCTGCATCGATTTATGGAAACGGCTTGGAATCGCCTATATTGGGTAGTTCTTTTCGAGTTCCGGATATACCGAAGAGATATATCGAACCGATAGCTCTTGATACGTCGCTACCTTAC ATTCCAGTTTATATGCATTTGAAAACATATGATTTAAAACCTATCGAAAGACCATCAACACCTCCTATATTGACTGAGTTACGATTGAAATGTCA AAATGATGCTGAATCGTGCAAATCCTCTAAAGCTCTACCGTCCTCCAGAAGAAGCAGTAAAGAGAGGTCTTCTATCTCCTTAAAACCGCGGGAAGcaaaatga